The following proteins are co-located in the Cydia fagiglandana chromosome 2, ilCydFagi1.1, whole genome shotgun sequence genome:
- the LOC134677818 gene encoding fibril-forming collagen alpha chain-like: MSWQAAALALLVLQVSCKELTEPANDQGLPQAQDPNFSDGDVTTYDDYETEADLGDFRGLGTGPTRRPVSIGVRGEQAGYPRVKVSVRQLRLARGQSRTVDCTPEGYPLPVIQWTKEGGGLSQRTRQSGNLLIISNAQDEDRGNYVCSGLVDGNSVNTDYLTVDIVGGDTSPRCIDQGRSWGEGETWSPNNCTLCQCFGGRTNCSVLPACLTGEQAGPSRVRISERQLRIARGQSRTVDCSPEGFPVPIIQWSKEGGVFGKGTRQSGNTLVITEAHDDDRGTYVCSGVVAGRAVASEYLTLEIVGGHGHAAVVGTSVRGVPGSAGEEGPPGPPGAPGANGVPGAPGLPGPTGPLPDVNDHLRRQVASNGDKGPPFDPYNYMQASVGAPGIRGIQGPPGPPGPQGFQGPRGEPGEPGLPGQQGPPGERGPQGLAGKDGAPGDDGEPGPAGAAGQPGPRGAPGLPGIQGLKGHRGFDGKDGAKGDQGPAGEKGPTGQPGVMGPPGPVGPMGPRGERGREGSPGAPGMRGVDGVAGPPGPVGNVGKPGSPGFPGAPGLKGEQGAVGPQGSQGMQGPRGESGRPGQPGEAGPQGLAGRDGVPGEKGVTGQPGNAGPQGFPGPRGLPGVAGDPGIHGAKGEPGQIGERGMRGESGIRGEPGAPGPRGLPGSVGPEGKRGKRGLRGPAGNIGPQGDRGQPGLRGLPGPDGLIGARGQPGERGNVGLPGEKGITGDAGRPGPQGLQGPRGIVGRPGISGKQGPPGDRGIPGADGRPGEMGPQGLQGTPGPMGSPGERGLQGEPGKDGEMGQPGPEGRKGDAGRDGSPGIQGAQGLPGPAGERGPAGPAGPTGFPGMPGAAGLPGSSGKDGEPGVAGPAGPPGPAGPRGERGFNGDRGLPGPAGAPGEKGDVGSQGPDGPAGPEGPRGSKGQQGHPGALGLPGPRGPTGASGEKGERGSPGPAGNDGPTGRQGEQGPQGPVGPAGPPGEPAERGEPGAPGTPGEAGANGSPGERGQPGLQGAQGLPGSPGLTGMPGIKGDRGYSGPKGQQGAPGSPGIAGEPGLRGVPGLAGAKGSRGEHGLKGESGHPGLPGRPGDLGPQGPQGSPGPAGTPGLAGPKGATGDSGRPGAPGPQGLTGPQGPEGVKGERGSEGETGPQGPAGSAGPPGERGPSGLPGMAGQPGPQGLRGAQGESGTPGKPGADGAPGPIGAPGLQGPPGPMGEQGPEGRAGKLGQPGIPGRPGDKGPAGQPGISGPPGTPGLQGPPGQAGPPGPAGERGQRGEAGPAGVDGPRGPAGKQGAPGLDGAKGERGEAGLDGAKGHAGLPGLPGMVGAPGRVGERGLPGPTGPPGKDGDSGPRGTPGRDGAPGPQGPAGPPGGRGPAGEPGRHGPPGPAGPPGPPGPAGEGLAYDAAALAAMMQQGSIKGPDPLNDDPNLLPSRFFKDDMTAAERKEIVTKAYERLKVSLDKFLRPDGSQDAPGKTCGDIKYQHPGFKSGQYWIDPNGGDINDAILVHCDMDTGSSCIYPKPMESKDISYKGKEKEVWLSELEDGFTINYKADHSQLTYLQLLSGRAAQNVTLHCRNTVGYYDPEAHHHRRGLKLLAYNDAEILPRANNRLRYSAVLDDCQYKSQEWAKTIVEYSTDKSGRLPLLDVAVRDLGRGQQAFRVELGLACFT, encoded by the exons gtgAACAGGCTGGATACCCTAGAGTGAAAGTCAGCGTGCGCCAATTGAGGTTGGCCAGGGGACAAAGCAGGACAGTAGACTGCACTCCCGAGGGCTACCCTCTGCCGGTTATCCAGTGGACCAAG GAAGGAGGTGGGCTCAGCCAACGAACCAGGCAAAGTGGGAATCTGCTGATAATAtctaacgcccaagacgaagaCCGGGGAAACTATGTGTGCTCCGGACTTGTGGACGGAAATTCCGTCAATACCGATTATCTTACCGTCGATATTGTAG GCGGCGACACAAGTCCGCGCTGCATCGACCAAGGCCGCTCGTGGGGCGAGGGCGAGACCTGGAGCCCCAACAACTGCACGCTCTGCCAGTGCTTCGGCGGCCGCACCAACTGCTCCGTGCTGCCTGCCTGTCTTACAG GGGAACAAGCGGGGCCCTCTAGAGTTAGAATTAGTGAGCGACAGCTGAGGATAGCGAGAGGACAAAGCCGGACTGTTGACTGCTCTCCTGAGGGATTCCCTGTGCCGATCATCCAGTGGAGCAAG GAAGGGGGCGTATTCGGAAAAGGAACAAGACAAAGCGGAAATACGTTGGTGATAACTGAGGCCCACGATGATGACCGCGGAACTTACGTGTGCTCCGGGGTCGTGGCGGGACGAGCCGTCGCCAGCGAGTACCTCACTCTTGAAATAGTAGGAG GTCATGGTCATGCGGCTGTAGTGGGTACATCTGTCCGCGGCGTGCCTGGATCAGCCGGCGAGGAGGGCCCCCCGGGGCCGCCCGGCGCCCCCGGCGCCAACGGCGTCCCCGGCGCGCCCGGCCTACCCGGCCCTACCGGCCCCCTGCCAGAT gtGAATGATCATCTGAGACGACAAGTTGCAAGTAACGGGGATAAAGGACCCCCATTCGACCCATATAACTATATGCAAGCTTCAGTAGGCGCTCCGGGCATCAGAGGCATACAGG GACCACCCGGGCCACCGGGACCGCAAGGTTTTCAGGGACCGCGAGGCGAGCCTGGAGAACCGGGTTTGCCCGGACAGCAAGGACCCCCGGGTGAAAGAGGACCCCAAGGGTTAGCTGGAAAAGAT GGAGCTCCGGGTGACGACGGTGAACCCGGGCCGGCGGGAGCGGCGGGACAGCCCGGGCCGCGCGGCGCTCCGGGCTTGCCCGGCATCCAGGGCCTGAAGGGCCACCGCGGCTTCGACGGCAAGGACGGCGCCAAGGGCGACCAGGGACCTGCTGGTGAAAAGGGACCGACCGGTCAGCCAGGAGTGATGGGACCGCCGGGACCTGTG GGCCCGATGGGACCCCGTGGAGAGAGAGGACGCGAAGGCTCTCCGGGAGCGCCCGGCATGCGCGGCGTCGACGGTGTGGCGGGACCGCCAGGACCTGTA GGCAACGTTGGAAAACCCGGTTCTCCAGGATTTCCAGGCGCGCCAGGGCTAAAGGGCGAGCAAGGCGCAGTTGGCCCCCAGGGCAGCCAAGGCATGCAAGGTCCTAGGGGAGAATCAGGTCGGCCAGGGCAACCAGGAGAAGCCGGTCCGCAGGGCCTCGCTGGTCGCGACGGTGTCCCTGGGGAAAAGGGCGTGACCGGACAACCAGGAAATGCGGGGCCTCAAGGTTTCCCTGGCCCCAGGGGCTTACCCGGTGTAGCCGGTGACCCAGGAATTCATGGCGCTAAGGGAGAACCG GGTCAAATTGGAGAAAGAGGTATGAGAGGTGAATCGGGCATTAGAGGAGAGCCAGGTGCTCCAGGACCACGTGGTCTTCCTGGGAGTGTAGGACCTGAGGGCAAACGCGGCAAGCGAGGGCTCAGGGGACCTGCTGGCAACATTGGACCTCAAGGAGACAGAGGTCAACCAGGGTTGAGAGGGTTGCCCGGCCCTGATGGTCTAATTGGAGCTAGGGGCCAACCGGGTGAAAGAGGAAATGTTGGATTACCTGGTGAGAAAGGTATTACTGGTGACGCTGGAAGACCTGGCCCTCAAGGATTGCAAGGTCCTAGAGGTATAGTAGGGCGACCAGGAATATCCGGCAAACAAGGGCCGCCTGGAGATCGCGGTATACCTGGAGCAGATGGTAGACCCGGAGAAATGGGACCTCAAGGCTTACAAGGGACACCTGGACCCATGGGGAGCCCTGGCGAACGAGGATTGCAA GGCGAGCCCGGAAAAGATGGAGAGATGGGCCAGCCTGGTCCTGAAGGCCGGAAGGGTGATGCAGGACGGGACGGTAGTCCTGGCATCCAGGGCGCACAGGGTCTCCCGGGACCCGCTGGTGAAAGAGGACCGGCTGGGCCTGCGGGACCAACAGGCTTCCCT GGTATGCCGGGAGCTGCCGGATTACCCGGATCATCGGGCAAAGACGGCGAGCCCGGCGTAGCGGGGCCAGCGGGCCCACCGGGGCCGGCTGGGCCGCGGGGCGAGCGAGGCTTCAACGGCGACCGCGGGCTCCCGGGACCGGCGGGCGCGCCCGGCGAGAAGGGCGACGTGGGATCGCAGGGACCTGATGGTCCTGCg GGTCCGGAAGGTCCGAGAGGCAGCAAAGGTCAACAAGGACACCCCGGAGCTTTGGGTTTACCGGGACCAAGAGGACCCACTGGAGCCTCAGGAGAAAAAGGCGAACGCGGTTCACCGGGCCCCGCGGGTAATGATGGACCTACTG GACGTCAAGGAGAACAAGGTCCTCAAGGACCTGTGGGCCCGGCCGGGCCCCCTGGCGAGCCAGCCGAGAGAGGCGAGCCCGGTGCGCCCGGCACACCCGGTGAAGCCGGCGCCAACGGCTCGCCCGGCGAGCGCGGGCAGCCCGGCCTGCAGGGCGCGCAAGGCTTGCCCGGCTCGCCCGGCCTCACGGGCATGCCCGGCATCAAGGGCGACAGGGGCTACAGCGGACCCAAGGGCCAACAAGGCGCTCCTGGCAGCCCAGGCATTGCTGGAGAACCCGGCCTGCGAGGCGTTCCGGGCTTAGCGGGTGCTAAGGGGTCACGAGGAGAGCATGGCCTTAAAGGAGAATCAGGACATCCTGGTCTGCCGGGAAGACCCGGTGACCTTGGACCGCAG GGTCCACAAGGAAGCCCTGGACCGGCGGGAACACCCGGTCTTGCTGGACCAAAAGGAGCAACCGGAGATTCTGGCAGACCAGGCGCCCCGGGGCCCCAAGGGCTCACGGGTCCTCAGGGTCCAGAGGGCGTCAAAGGCGAGAGAGGCAGCGAGGGCGAGACCGGACCGCAGGGCCCCGCGGGATCTGCGGGACCGCCTGGAGAGAGGGGACCAAGTGGCTTGCCGGGGATGGCAGGACAGCCTGGACCTCAAGGATTACGCGGAGCGCAG ggTGAAAGCGGAACCCCGGGCAAACCAGGTGCTGACGGTGCTCCAGGTCCAATAGGGGCTCCAGGACTGCAAGGCCCACCCGGTCCCATGGGAGAGCAAGGGCCGGAGGGACGTGCCGGGAAGCTGGGGCAACCGGGCATCCCTGGCAGGCCTGGAGACAAGGGGCCGGCCGGGCAACCGGGTATTTCTGGACCTCCCGGTACACCTGGATTGCAG ggtccTCCGGGACAAGCAGGGCCTCCGGGTCCGGCGGGTGAACGCGGACAACGCGGCGAAGCTGGTCCCGCCGGCGTGGACGGGCCCCGAGGGCCAGCCGGCAAGCAGGGAGCTCCTGGCCTCGACGGCGCTAAAGGAGAGAGGGGCGAAGCTGGGTTAGATGGGGCCAAGGGGCACGCCGGCCTGCCAGGCCTGCCGGGAATGGTCGGTGCGCCGGGACGCGTGGGAGAACGAGGCCTGCCTGGACCGACGGGACCGCCAGGAAAAGACGGCGACTCTGGCCCTAGAG gtactcCCGGGCGCGACGGTGCTCCTGGCCCTCAGGGACCGGCGGGCCCGCCCGGAGGCCGAGGCCCCGCGGGCGAACCCGGACGCCACGGCCCTCCTGGACCGGCCGGGCCGCCGGGCCCTCCCGGACCCGCCGGCGAAGGCCTGGCTTACGACGCTGCTGCTCTTGCTGCAATGATGCAACAAG GTTCAATTAAAGGCCCCGACCCACTTAACGACGATCCCAACTTGCTGCCATCGCGTTTCTTCAAGGACGACATGACGGCCGCAGAGCGCAAAGAAATAGTGACTAAGGCGTACGAACGTCTGAAGGTGTCCTTGGACAAATTCCTGAGGCCAGACGGCTCGCAAGACGCGCCCGGCAAGACATGTGGGGACATTAAATATCAACACCCCGGATTTAAGAGTG GTCAGTACTGGATCGACCCGAACGGCGGCGACATCAACGACGCCATCCTGGTGCACTGCGACATGGACACGGGCAGCAGCTGCATCTACCCCAAGCCGATGGAGTCCAAGGACATCTCCTACAAGGGCAAGGAGAAGGAGGTCTGGCTCAGCGAGCTAGAAGACGGCTTCACT ATAAATTACAAGGCGGACCACAGTCAGCTGACATACCTGCAGCTACTGTCTGGCCGCGCCGCGCAGAACGTAACGCTGCACTGCCGCAACACTGTCGGCTACTACGACCCCGAGGCGCACCATCACCGCCGCGGGCTGAAGCTGCTCGCCTACAACGATGCCGAGATTCTGCCCCGCGCCAACAACCGCCTGCGGTACTCGGCAGTGCTGGATGACTGCCAG TACAAGTCGCAAGAATGGGCGAAGACTATCGTGGAGTACTCAACAGACAAGTCCGGGCGGCTACCGCTGCTGGACGTGGCGGTGCGCGACCTGGGCCGCGGCCAGCAGGCCTTCCGCGTCGAACTCGGCTTAGCCTGCTTCACGTAG